One genomic region from Dromaius novaehollandiae isolate bDroNov1 chromosome 21, bDroNov1.hap1, whole genome shotgun sequence encodes:
- the ESAM gene encoding endothelial cell-selective adhesion molecule isoform X1, whose amino-acid sequence MRALAAAALALAALLGPAAAMLEVHVASGSVFAVEGRPAVLPVWYTSRSQKKPYVTWLLHKPDADPFQILTYLDGVVKVEESDLKRRISFLYPVLSHNLSVLINGTQEHDSGQYMCTVNVADDSSSTGKNVGVINLTVLVPPAAPACRLQGSPAVGGNVTLSCASRKGKPLPSYQWQRAAPAAQVFFPPMQDRARGTLKLTNLSLDMSGVYVCAAENRAGSATCNVTLEVLSSSNAAVVAGAVLGSLVGFGLLVFLGLQLRVYRRKKRDGQEEAANEIKEDAVAPKSLAWAKSAAPDAASRTSTLSSAPGARPKLEGPRAASDAASDGPANGTAGSRGRRPQGPPRHRPPPAAAGLARMGAVAVMVPAQSQAGSLV is encoded by the exons atgagggcgctggcggcggccgcgctggcgCTCGCCGCGCTGCTGG GTCCGGCGGCGGCGATGCTGGAGGTGCACGTGGCGAGCGGCTCCGTCTTCGCCGTGGAAGGGCGCCCGGCGGTGCTGCCCGTGTGGTACACGAGCCGCTCGCAGAAGAAGCCCTACGTCACCTGGCTGCTGCACAAGCCCGACGCCGACCCCTTCCAG ATCTTGACCTACCTGGACGGGGTGGTGAAGGTGGAGGAGAGCGACCTGAAGCGCCGCATCAGCTTCCTCTACCCGGTGCTCTCGCACAACCTCTCGGTGCTCATCAACGGCACGCAGGAGCACGACTCGGGCCAGTACATGTGCACCGTCAACGTGGCGGATGACTCCAGCAGCACGGGCAAGAACGTCGGCGTCATCAACCTCACCGTGCTGG tgccgccggccgccccggcttgccggctgcagggcagccccGCCGTGGGGGGCAACGTGACGCTGAGCTGCGCCTCGCGCAAGGGCAAACCGCTGCCTTCCTACCAGTGGCagcgcgccgcgcccgccgcccagGTCTTCTTCCCGCCGATGCAAG ACCGCGCCAGGGGCACCCTCAAGCTGACCAACCTCTCGCTGGACATGTCGGGCGTCTACGTGTGCGCGGCGGAGAACCGGGCCGGCTCGGCCACGTGCAACGTCACCCTGGAGGTGCTCTCGA GCAGCAACGCGGCCGTCGTCGCCGGCGCCGTGCTGGGCTCCCTGGTGGGCTTCGGCCTCCTCGTCTTCCTCGGCTTGCAGCTCCGCGTCTACCGGCGGAAGAAGCGGGACGGGCAGGAGGAGGCGGCCAACGAGATCAA GGAAGACGCCGTGGCTCCCAAAAGCCTGGCGTGGGCCAAAAGCGCCGCGCCGGACGCCGCCTCCCGCACCAGCACCCTGTCCTCGGCGCCGGGCGCCCGCCCCAAGCTCGagggcccccgcgccgcctccgaCGCCGCCTCCGACGGCCCGGCCAACGGCACCGCCGGCtcgcggggccgccggccccagggtcccccccgccaccgcccgccgcccgccgccgccggcctggcCAGGATGGGTGCCGTGGCCGTCATGGTGCCGGCGCAGAGCCAGGCCGGCTCCCtggtgtga
- the ESAM gene encoding endothelial cell-selective adhesion molecule isoform X2: MRALAAAALALAALLGPAAAMLEVHVASGSVFAVEGRPAVLPVWYTSRSQKKPYVTWLLHKPDADPFQILTYLDGVVKVEESDLKRRISFLYPVLSHNLSVLINGTQEHDSGQYMCTVNVADDSSSTGKNVGVINLTVLVPPAAPACRLQGSPAVGGNVTLSCASRKGKPLPSYQWQRAAPAAQVFFPPMQDRARGTLKLTNLSLDMSGVYVCAAENRAGSATCNVTLEVLSTPRLPAEEAGRAGGGGQRDQGRRRGSQKPGVGQKRRAGRRLPHQHPVLGAGRPPQARGPPRRLRRRLRRPGQRHRRLAGPPAPGSPPPPPAARRRRPGQDGCRGRHGAGAEPGRLPGVTPPPPEKPTPPLYFDFLGFFFFPSAF; the protein is encoded by the exons atgagggcgctggcggcggccgcgctggcgCTCGCCGCGCTGCTGG GTCCGGCGGCGGCGATGCTGGAGGTGCACGTGGCGAGCGGCTCCGTCTTCGCCGTGGAAGGGCGCCCGGCGGTGCTGCCCGTGTGGTACACGAGCCGCTCGCAGAAGAAGCCCTACGTCACCTGGCTGCTGCACAAGCCCGACGCCGACCCCTTCCAG ATCTTGACCTACCTGGACGGGGTGGTGAAGGTGGAGGAGAGCGACCTGAAGCGCCGCATCAGCTTCCTCTACCCGGTGCTCTCGCACAACCTCTCGGTGCTCATCAACGGCACGCAGGAGCACGACTCGGGCCAGTACATGTGCACCGTCAACGTGGCGGATGACTCCAGCAGCACGGGCAAGAACGTCGGCGTCATCAACCTCACCGTGCTGG tgccgccggccgccccggcttgccggctgcagggcagccccGCCGTGGGGGGCAACGTGACGCTGAGCTGCGCCTCGCGCAAGGGCAAACCGCTGCCTTCCTACCAGTGGCagcgcgccgcgcccgccgcccagGTCTTCTTCCCGCCGATGCAAG ACCGCGCCAGGGGCACCCTCAAGCTGACCAACCTCTCGCTGGACATGTCGGGCGTCTACGTGTGCGCGGCGGAGAACCGGGCCGGCTCGGCCACGTGCAACGTCACCCTGGAGGTGCTCTCGA CTCCGCGTCTACCGGCGGAAGAAGCGGGACGGGCAGGAGGAGGCGGCCAACGAGATCAA GGAAGACGCCGTGGCTCCCAAAAGCCTGGCGTGGGCCAAAAGCGCCGCGCCGGACGCCGCCTCCCGCACCAGCACCCTGTCCTCGGCGCCGGGCGCCCGCCCCAAGCTCGagggcccccgcgccgcctccgaCGCCGCCTCCGACGGCCCGGCCAACGGCACCGCCGGCtcgcggggccgccggccccagggtcccccccgccaccgcccgccgcccgccgccgccggcctggcCAGGATGGGTGCCGTGGCCGTCATGGTGCCGGCGCAGAGCCAGGCCGGCTCCCtggtgtgaccccccccccgcccgaaaAACCCACCCCACCCCTTTATTTCgattttttggggtttttttttttcccctcagctttcTAA
- the PANX3 gene encoding pannexin-3, protein MSLSHTAAEYMLSDALLPDPDGSRAKGLRLELPSDRVLKFVTVGLPLFLVSLAFAREFSAGSQISCFPPANFTAKQAAYVDAACWESLVHHGFDAEGRAVTKSLWALKVFPYSLLLVAVLMYLPYLLWRYAAVPALHCDLLFVIDELDKSYNRSVRLVQHMRKVQQASAEPERVWEEYERAREERYFEFPLLERYLTCKQRSHSLVFIYLLRNLLLLLFLAATCLYLVFLHLSVFFQDEFGCAVQTGLLQEHRVPPLVPCKLVFFSVFQLIGLSVGSVYVLLVPVAVYNALQLCRWDKGLLAVYEMLPAFDLLSRRMLTCPVNDLNVLLLFLRANVAELPSFRRLNALGALRRDTAARDARDIDTVVDFMTLLAGLEPAKAKGRVCAPAAAGAASPPNGEAPEMKPGVETEEKNARDSLGSA, encoded by the exons ATGTCCCTCTCGCACACGGCCGCCGAGTACATGCTCTCCGACGCCCTGCTGCCGGACCCCGACGGCTCCCGGGCCAAGGGCCTGCGCCTGGAGCTGCCGAGCGACCGCGTGCTCAAGTTCGTCACTGTGGGGCTGCCGCTCTTCCTTGTCTCGCTGGCTTTCGCCCGCGAGTTCTCCGCAG GCTCGCAGATCAGCTGCTTCCCCCCCGCCAACTTCACGGCGAAGCAGGCGGCCTACGTCGACGCGGCCTGCTGGGAGTCGCTGGTCCACCACGGCTTCGACGCCGAGGGCCGCGCGGTCACCAAGTCCCTCTGGGCGCTCAAG GTCTTCCCCTACTCGCTGCTGCTCGTCGCCGTGCTCATGTACCTGCCCTACCTGCTGTGGCGCTACGCGGCCGTCCCCGCGCTCCACTGCGACCTCCTCTTCGTCATCGACGAGCTGGACAAGTCCTACAACCGCTCCGTGCGCCTGGTGCAGCACATGAGGAAGGTGCAGCAGGCCAGCGCCGAGCCCGAGCGCGTCTGGGAGGAGTACGAGAG GGCCCGCGAGGAGAGATACTTCGAGTTCCCGCTGCTGGAGCGCTACCTCACCTGCAAGCAGCGCTCCCACTCCCTGGTGTTCATCTACCTCCTGAGgaacctgctgctgctcctcttcttGGCCGCCACCTGCCTCTACCTCGTCTTCCTCCACCTCAGCGTCTTCTTCCAGGACGAGTTCGGCTGCGCCGTCCAGACGGGGCTGCTCCAGGAGCACCGCGTGCCCCCGCTGGTGCCCTGCAAGCTGGTCTTCTTCTCGGTCTTCCAGCTCATCGGCCTCTCCGTCGGCAGCGTCTACGTCCTCCTCGTGCCCGTGGCGGTCTACAACGCCCTGCAGCTCTGCCGGTGGGACAAGGGGCTGCTGGCCGTCTACGAGATGCTGCCCGCCTTCGACCTCCTCAGCCGCCGCATGCTCACCTGCCCCGTCAACGACCTCAACgtcctgctgctcttcctgcgGGCCAACGTGGCCGAGCTGCCCTCCTTCCGCCGCCTCAACGCCCTCGGCGCCCTGCGCCGCGACACCGCCGCCCGCGACGCCCGCGACATCGACACCGTCGTCGACTTCATGACGCTGCTGGCGGGGCTGGAGCCCGCCAAGGCCAAAGGCCGGGTTTGCGCCCCGGCGGCTGCCGGTGCCGCCTCCCCGCCCAACGGCGAGGCCCCAG aaATGAAACCCGGAGTGGAAACGGAGGAAAAAAACGCCAGGGACTCGCTCGGTTCGGCCTGA
- the RPUSD4 gene encoding pseudouridylate synthase RPUSD4, mitochondrial isoform X2 codes for MAAAASGGLWRPAAAALGPAARGLCGSGRAAAAVRAEELAERLRAQKSERQKREVPGDPLRRRVRELAALSQQLQRVHPNVLAKALRRAVVYQDEEIVAINKPYGLPVHGGPGVKNCITDVLPVLGKLLANARDEPLRLCHRLDKETTGVMVLARSEEAAEKIRLLFKTRRVEKIYWAIILGEPDPAEGLVEIPIVEKEVQSHQPHYKMTLAPSYRLAAEDGKVVKIRKNRDAQSAVTRYRRLASSSACSLLELQPITGVKHQIRVHLAYGLGCPILGDHKYSHWSKLAPQLPEIALKRLKLEQRKARHLPLHLHARRLCLPWGEGGRVELACKPPRFFTNAMLRLKLELPED; via the exons atggcggcggcggcgagcggcgggctgtggcgccccgccgccgccgcgctgggccCGGCCGCGCGCGGCCTCTgcggcagcgggcgggcggcggcggcggtgcgggcCGAGGAGCTGGCGGAGCGGCTGCGGGCGCAGAAGAGCGAGCGGCAGAAGCGGGag GTGCCCGGAGACCCGCTGCGGCGGCGGGTGCGGGAGCTCGCCGCGCTGAGCCAGCAGCTGCAGCGAGTGCACCCCAACGTGCTGGCCAAGGCGCTCCGGCGGGCGGTCGTGTACCAGGATGAGGAGATCGTGGCCATCAACAAACCCTACGGCCTTCCCGTGCACG GCGGCCCTGGGGTCAAGAACTGCATCACGGACGTGCTGCCGGTTTTGGGCAAGCTGCTGGCGAACGCGCGGGACGAGCCCCTGCGCCTCTGTCACCGGCTGGACAAAGAGACCACGGGCGTCATGGTCCTGGCGCGGAGTGAGGAGGCAGCGGAGAAGATCCGGCTCCTCTTCAAAACCCGCCGGGTGGAGAAGATATACTG GGCGATCATTTTGGGGGAGCCGGACCCCGCCGAGGGGCTTGTGGAGATCCCCATCGTGGAGAAGGAGGTGCAGAGCCACCAGCCGCACTACAAG ATGACGCTGGCCCCCAGCTACCGCCTGGCCGCCGAGGACGGGAAAGTGGTGAAAATCCGCAAGAACCGCGACGCCCAGAGCGCCGTGACGCGCTACCGCCGCTTGGCTAGCTCCTCCGCCTGCTCCCTCCTGGAGCTCCAGCCCATCACCG gaGTGAAACACCAGATCCGGGTCCACCTGGCCTACGGTTTGGGGTGCCCCATCCTGGGCGACCACAAATACTCGCACTGGAGCAAGCTGGCGCCCCAG CTTCCGGAAATCGCCTTGAAGAGGCTGAAACTGGAGCAGCGCAAGGCTCGCCACCTCCCCCTGCACCTGCACGCCCGCCGCCTCTGCCTGCCGTGGGGCGAGGGTGGGCGGGTCGAGCTCGCGTGCAAACCGCCCCGCTTCTTCACCAACGCCATGCTGAGGCTGAAGCTGGAGCTTCCCGAGGACTAA
- the RPUSD4 gene encoding pseudouridylate synthase RPUSD4, mitochondrial isoform X1, protein MAAAASGGLWRPAAAALGPAARGLCGSGRAAAAVRAEELAERLRAQKSERQKREVPGDPLRRRVRELAALSQQLQRVHPNVLAKALRRAVVYQDEEIVAINKPYGLPVHGGPGVKNCITDVLPVLGKLLANARDEPLRLCHRLDKETTGVMVLARSEEAAEKIRLLFKTRRVEKIYWAIILGEPDPAEGLVEIPIVEKEVQSHQPHYKMTLAPSYRLAAEDGKVVKIRKNRDAQSAVTRYRRLASSSACSLLELQPITGVKHQIRVHLAYGLGCPILGDHKYSHWSKLAPQKLPEIALKRLKLEQRKARHLPLHLHARRLCLPWGEGGRVELACKPPRFFTNAMLRLKLELPED, encoded by the exons atggcggcggcggcgagcggcgggctgtggcgccccgccgccgccgcgctgggccCGGCCGCGCGCGGCCTCTgcggcagcgggcgggcggcggcggcggtgcgggcCGAGGAGCTGGCGGAGCGGCTGCGGGCGCAGAAGAGCGAGCGGCAGAAGCGGGag GTGCCCGGAGACCCGCTGCGGCGGCGGGTGCGGGAGCTCGCCGCGCTGAGCCAGCAGCTGCAGCGAGTGCACCCCAACGTGCTGGCCAAGGCGCTCCGGCGGGCGGTCGTGTACCAGGATGAGGAGATCGTGGCCATCAACAAACCCTACGGCCTTCCCGTGCACG GCGGCCCTGGGGTCAAGAACTGCATCACGGACGTGCTGCCGGTTTTGGGCAAGCTGCTGGCGAACGCGCGGGACGAGCCCCTGCGCCTCTGTCACCGGCTGGACAAAGAGACCACGGGCGTCATGGTCCTGGCGCGGAGTGAGGAGGCAGCGGAGAAGATCCGGCTCCTCTTCAAAACCCGCCGGGTGGAGAAGATATACTG GGCGATCATTTTGGGGGAGCCGGACCCCGCCGAGGGGCTTGTGGAGATCCCCATCGTGGAGAAGGAGGTGCAGAGCCACCAGCCGCACTACAAG ATGACGCTGGCCCCCAGCTACCGCCTGGCCGCCGAGGACGGGAAAGTGGTGAAAATCCGCAAGAACCGCGACGCCCAGAGCGCCGTGACGCGCTACCGCCGCTTGGCTAGCTCCTCCGCCTGCTCCCTCCTGGAGCTCCAGCCCATCACCG gaGTGAAACACCAGATCCGGGTCCACCTGGCCTACGGTTTGGGGTGCCCCATCCTGGGCGACCACAAATACTCGCACTGGAGCAAGCTGGCGCCCCAG AAGCTTCCGGAAATCGCCTTGAAGAGGCTGAAACTGGAGCAGCGCAAGGCTCGCCACCTCCCCCTGCACCTGCACGCCCGCCGCCTCTGCCTGCCGTGGGGCGAGGGTGGGCGGGTCGAGCTCGCGTGCAAACCGCCCCGCTTCTTCACCAACGCCATGCTGAGGCTGAAGCTGGAGCTTCCCGAGGACTAA
- the LOC112979350 gene encoding sperm surface protein Sp17: MAIPFSNTHLRVPAGFRNLLEGLAREVLRAQPQDVVGFAAEHFQALLEERERSQADPAERGGRLEDLCDSPPPAQEGACTKLDEDILDIPLDDPDANAAAAKIQASFRGHMTRKKIKGGEIERKSKDAECANSTRVGDLRNGD; the protein is encoded by the exons ATGGCCATCCCCTTCTCCAACACCCACCTGCGGGTGCCCGCCGGCTTCAGGAACCTGCTGGAAGGGCTGGCGCGGGAGGTGCTGCGGGCCCAGCCCCAGGACGTGGTGGGCTTCGCTGCCGAGCACTTCCAGGCGCTGCTCGAGGAGCGAGAGC GCAGCCAGGCCGACCCGGCCGAGCGGGGGGGCCGCCTGGAGGACCTCTGcgacagccccccccccgcccag GAGGGAGCGTGCACGAAGCTGGACGAGGACATCCTGGACATCCCGCTGGACGACCCCGACGccaacgccgccgccgccaagaTCCAGGCCAGCTTCCGCGGCCACATGACTCGGAAGAAGATAAAGGGCGGCGAGATCGAGCGGAAAAGCAAGGACGCCGAGTGCGCCAACAGCACCCGCGTGGGCGACCTCCGCAACGGCGACTAG